TTCCCACTGTTCTGCGTGGTTCTTACTGCTTCCAACGACTGACTTGTATTGTCTAATTTCACTTTGTAGTTGTTTCTTCCTGGAGACATAGTCCTTGTACTCTGTACGGCCAATTTCGAGTTTTTCCTTTATGTAATTGTATGGTTTCTCGTAGAGTGATCTGATTATTAATGTGAGACAATGAGAAAACGTACGATCCGCTTATGTTCTCAAATAATCTTGTCAACTCGGAGGGTCCCTGCGATAATATATCATTTACTGCGCCCTGAAAAATAAGTCCGGTTGCTCCCAGAGAATTTATCCTATATTCTCTTAGGGCTTCAGTATACCCTTTGAATGTTATAACCTGTTTAAAATCGTGAATATGAGCAAAAACTCACATTATTATTGTACACATAGGTAATTGACCCTTTGCTACTAATCATCCTCTTGAATACTGCAGGTCCAGTATCACTCTCTAAAGTGAGCGATACATGAGCACATCGTTCCGTGGGTGTTTCATCTGGACTAGGTCCACTGTAGATCAAATCCTTGACGTTGATTCCACGCAGAGTAGTCGCCTTGATACAGAGCACAAAAGATATCGCGTCCATCAAGTTTGATTTCCCTGAGCAATGTGTATGATGAGAAGATTGACAAACCTGACCCATTTGGTCCGATGATTGCTGTAAAGTGAGAGAAGGGTTCAATCACGACTGTACCACAGTAACTCTTGAAATTGCAAAGTTCAAGGGAGCGTATGGCTCCTTTGCGTAGTAAAGGATGTACAAGGTTCGTGAGAGACCTTGAAGTTGCGTCATCTTCAGTCCCGTAGCCATCGTCTAGCCGAAAGGTCGACGATTCTGTATCTACCGGTTCCGTGATGTTATCCTGCGAATAGTTGAGACCATCCAGTGAAAGAACTTGATGGCTATCCATCTTGGCAAGGCCTTGGCATTTTACGTCAATGGAGGAAGGTGTGTAAGGTCCAGTGACGTTGTGTCGGAGTAGACGAGCGGAACGAAAAAAATTGGGAATGAGGAAATAATTTTCAGCTTGGCGGGAGAATTGTCGTGTTGCGGGAATTTTCTCGGCTCAGGGACAAATGGTGCCCATGGGAGTCCCAAGGACCAGAGGCTACACAAAGTGGCCGACAGTTGCCATAATTTTAATTCGGTAACTTCATAGAAGGCAAAGTAGAAGGACTGTAAGgataaaggaaaagacgatatccaaagaaggaagcCGAAAACCAGAAGGAACACACACTTCACAATTTTTGCTAATATAGCAACGAGTATAAACGATTAATCAAGGAAGAAAGGGGTAGTGACTCTAAAAGGTCCTAGCTATTACCTTTTACGAATTTATCGCATTTAGACGCCATTTCTCAGACAATGAGCAACATCGCAATTGACAAGTTTCACGTATACATTGGCTGTCTTCACCACTGTGAGTTTTAGTGCTATGTTTCATTGAAATGTTTAGCAATCGGGGATGAAGAGCTCTTGACCCTCGCGAAATGCTTCTCTAACCACGTCGTATGCTCCAAGGTTTGTCTAGTCATCCTTGACGTTCATATGCTCAAAATTCTGACTTGAGTAGACATATTCTATAGGTTATTAGGAATCCAGCAACTGGTTCGCATCTTGGATATGGATTCGTTCAATACGACGATTTAGTATATGCTGATGAAGCGATAACTAAGATGCACGGGGTAGTAGCCAAGGGGATACCACTCCATATTCGACCAGCATACTCATACACATCAACAGAATTCAACTcagaaaaggaagaggCGCAAGATATCAAGAACACGACAGTATACGTAACAGAGATGGGACCAAATGATACAGAGGAAACACTAAGAGAGTTGGCAAAGTATTTTGGAGACATTGAATGTATCTCTGTAATAACAAATAGAAGATTTGGTTTCGTTACGTATACCAGAAGAGAGTATGCCCTGGGATTCATATGTCATATGGATTCATGGAACACTGGTGAAACGACAATCACATGCTCATGGGCATATCAGCACAAGAGTATAGGAATTTCAAACGACTATACACACGAAGATGCcgaaaaggaagatgaaattcATGGATCAAAATATGCAATAGACCTGCTGCCAAAAAAATTAGACTAGGTATATCCTAATCCTAGCTTGAGCACTAGCTCAATTCAATATTTAGCATTACGTGTGCAACGCCACAATTTCCACCATACGCACATATTCCGAGTGTTGCGCGTGTTAAATCCATGCTAAAGGAGCAAACCGTCTTGTGTGATGTTAATTTCGACCTAACAACTTGGTCACTagttttttcatcaaaattaaAACTCTCATAATTATTACTTTTGAATTTTACAATGGTAATTCCATGCTTTCTGGCAGAGGCTAAATCTGCATCAAACGTCTTTACTATCAACTCCTTTATGCTATCGTCAAAATTTGCGCCCTCCTTTACGTCAATCGGTCCAATATGCGATCGTTGGCTGTAGTCCAACAAATTCCACTTGTATAGGGTAAAAatatcttccatatttcGTCTTCCTATGTTCTCAGATGGTACAGAAAGAAAAATGCCATCAtcaaaaacaaaatgtgcATCAGTATCGCTGCAGTGTACGTCCCAACAAATATTCTCAAATGGATAGACTAGTTTTGTTCTAAAATATTTCTCAATATTTATTGTCGTATTTGTGGAATTGTTCAGCCAATCAATATAAAACCCAGATGAAGTGCAACCAAGCAAGTACTGATTATTCTTGGTCCAAGAGAGTGCATTCACTGGCTTTGTGACATTATGATAGGTTTTTATTTCACCGTACAAGTGAGAGTAACGGATATCCCATAGTATTAtagattttgaaaatgtacCGATTGCCGCAATGTATGCGTCTAGAGTTTGTATAAAGCATATGCTAACGATTACAGAAGCAGAAACACTACTTGTATCTTGAATTACTGATAtcaattttgaaaatgtacaagGATCCGAGTCCAGATCCttttctttaaaaatatccCGTTTAAAATGCCAAACGCGGACGAAACCGTCCATAGAACCGGAAGCTATTATAAATCCAACAGAATCGTCATCACTTGGATAGGTGACGTCAAAACAACAAAGTTTGGAGGAGGTTGCCTTTGGGTCGTATTCCCAAATAATGTCCAAATTAAGAATTCTTTCGGACAAGTCATCAGTTTTACTCTTTACATGTGCAAATTCAGAGGTTTCTATTCTGCCAATTTTAATTGCTCCGCTATCCAAGAGCAGAGCTAGCACAAAAAAATGTTGAGAATCATTGTCTTGTACTTGGTTTATGATTCTAACGTGTGTACAAAAATCATTCTTTATGGGAATAATATGTGAAAGGCTTATTTCAAACGTATCCTCATCTCCTGCACTAGCATCTTTGTGCCAATATGAAATCGAATAAATGTGTACAAAAGTGTAAAATTCTGGGTTAGTTGCAGAAACTTCATTCATGGGTTGAGTTGATactaccattaaaatcttgGCACTGTCGTCCGGGGAAGCTTTGCCAAAGTCTATCGAGTTAATCCTCGCATTACAGTTGATTAACACGTCAAAACCTAATGACTTTGACTCAAAAGTTCCCTCTGCCTGCATGCTAGAGGTGTTTAGTGAGGCAATGTTTGTGGAAAATGCCGAAAAGCATCGTTTACATTCCTTTGTAATTGGTACCGTTACTGTCTTTTCCAACTCAGAAGCGACCCAGATGCTCAAGGGGTGCAAAGAATTGCTTAATTCCACTCGTTCGTCGTAGTCTCGGTCCTAAATGTTGTTATTCATGATGGCCATAAAGACGGTACCTCCAGGGGGTTATAGACCCCTCCGTGTACCTATATATGGAGCAAAACTTACGTATACGAGTGCAAAGTTAACGTGTGGTCCGTCGAGCAACACATTTGCTTGGTGTTTGACGGTATCTGCGTTGTAGGTGTCGAGTGGGATTAATTTTGCGATAACCATTCCATAGAAATaacaaaaaacaaatttgATTAACTGTTAAGGGTGAATAACAAATGATAATCAAAAAACAGGGAAATAATGCTGTTTACAGCCTTGAGCTAAAAATACAATGCGATTCGGGTATCAGAGCAAATGAGTGGGTTGCTTGGATCGTGAGATCACAAAACTAACGTTAGGGAGCTGTAGCCCTTTCTGTGTAGCGCTTCAACTTACACACTGAAGCTTCCGTCCCATGGGGCAGCCCCAAAGGGCCAACGACGTCGTCGCCATGGAATCAGTTctatttttgtattttacGTCGACTTTGGTTAATGGTCTAATTATGACTAATATTTAAGGACAAATACAAAGTTTAGAAATTTGCCGGTACCAGGAAGGACCGCTCTGGAATGTTATGATCTAGGAAACACAAATGACGCAACATATAACCAGCGAGGCATTCGTCTCACTACTAGAGGCACTATCTTCAACGGATAACCAAAGGAGAACCGATGCTGATGCCCAAATTACTGCACTAAAGCAACATGACATCAACACCCTCGTCAAACTCACACTTAGCATCGCACTTAGCCAGGCAGCAGATGATATCAGATTACAGTCTGTGATTCTCATCCGTCTGGTGCTTGACCTCTCCAAATCCGGCGATACGCCGAGAAATACATGGAATAGAATCACTCCAGACGTCAAAAATTTGATCAAGACGTCCCTACTCAAATCATTGGAAACTGAAGTACAGGATTCCATAAGGAGAAACGTCTGTGATACTATTGCTGATCTCTGCATCTCGTGTCTGGACGACAATGAGTGGCCAGAACTTTCCAGATGCACTCTCCAGTTGATCCAGAATGACAATGTCCTGTACAAGAAATCTGGGCTCAAGCTGCTGGGTGAGTGTTTTGGATTCTTTGCTGAAGATTTCTCGAGGCATGTTGACAGTTTGGCGCAGCTGATAAAGGCTAGTTTGATGAATCCAAATGCATCAGTTAGAACTGAGGCTATATGCGCCGTATCGTTGGCCATTGAAGTGGATGTAATTAACTTGAGTTCACGTTTGGGCGATGCTGTTCCTCTAATTCTAGAGGGAATCAAGCAGCTCCTTATTTCAACTGAACCATCTGCCAGAGATGAGGCTGAACGTTCACTCGCTGGAGTCGTTATGATTGTAGATAACAACGCCAAGGTTTTAAAGCAGAACTTGTCCTTATTCTTCACAAGAATGGCCGATATTGCACTGGGTGAGGGACAGTTTGCGCACGTTGACCACGAGTTGCGTTGTCTAGCCTTGGAATCCTTGATTACGTTGCCAGAAAGGAAACCAAAAATGGCCCTTACAATTCCAAACTTTGGCATAAGAATGGTCTCGTGCCTCATGTCCTGTATGCTTGATATCCAGGATGACTCTTATGCTGAATGGCTTGAAACAggtgaggaagatgatgacaTTCAGCGTCTATATGATGCCGGAGAGGAAGGTTTAGATCGCCTTGGAAAGgcatttgaaaatattgacAATTGTCCATTCATGGACTGGGTGCTCTCCACAGCATCTCAGTATATCCAGCAGCCACTCTGGCAACACAAGTTTGTCGGTATCATGGCTATTTCTCAAACTATAGAGTATCTcatggatgaagaagttgaGGAAAGGATGCCTTCCATCATTAATATTATGTTGGAAAAGCTCAAGGATTCTGACTTTAGAATTAGGTTTGCTGCGTGTCAAACTATTGGACAATTGGCTCTTGAC
This region of Theileria equi strain WA chromosome 1, complete sequence genomic DNA includes:
- a CDS encoding hypothetical protein (encoded by transcript BEWA_031670A), whose translation is MSNIAIDKFHVYIGCLHHSIGDEELLTLAKCFSNHVVCSKVIRNPATGSHLGYGFVQYDDLVYADEAITKMHGVVAKGIPLHIRPAYSYTSTEFNSEKEEAQDIKNTTVYVTEMGPNDTEETLRELAKYFGDIECISVITNRRFGFVTYTRREYALGFICHMDSWNTGETTITCSWAYQHKSIGISNDYTHEDAEKEDEIHGSKYAIDLLPKKLD
- a CDS encoding hypothetical protein (encoded by transcript BEWA_031680A); protein product: MVIAKLIPLDTYNADTVKHQANVLLDGPHVNFALVYDRDYDERVELSNSLHPLSIWVASELEKTVTVPITKECKRCFSAFSTNIASLNTSSMQAEGTFESKSLGFDVLINCNARINSIDFGKASPDDSAKILMVVSTQPMNEVSATNPEFYTFVHIYSISYWHKDASAGDEDTFEISLSHIIPIKNDFCTHVRIINQVQDNDSQHFFVLALLLDSGAIKIGRIETSEFAHVKSKTDDLSERILNLDIIWEYDPKATSSKLCCFDVTYPSDDDSVGFIIASGSMDGFVRVWHFKRDIFKEKDLDSDPCTFSKLISVIQDTSSVSASVIVSICFIQTLDAYIAAIGTFSKSIILWDIRYSHLYGEIKTYHNVTKPVNALSWTKNNQYLLGCTSSGFYIDWLNNSTNTTINIEKYFRTKLVYPFENICWDVHCSDTDAHFVFDDGIFLSVPSENIGRRNMEDIFTLYKWNLLDYSQRSHIGPIDVKEGANFDDSIKELIVKTFDADLASARKHGITIVKFKSNNYESFNFDEKTSDQVVRSKLTSHKTVCSFSMDLTRATLGICAYGGNCGVAHVMLNIELS